AATGACCGCCGGTCGCTTCCATCGTGACGGTCAGGTTGCTGAAGGGGATATCGCCGGCGACCCCGTCGAGCCAGGGATAGTCGCCTTCCGCGAGATCGGAGAAGTCGCGAATGATCATCTCGCGCCCGTCACCCAGATTGTAGGGTCCCGAGTTGTTCAGCGCGCAGCGGCTCTCGCACGAAACGAGGAAGCCGTACTGGGAGATCGTCGCGAGGAAGGTCTGCGCGGCAGCGTTGAGCCGATCGCCCGCCTGGCAGGGCTGCAACTCGGCATGGAAGCGCTGGATGCGACGTTCGGGGAGGTGCTGTACGCGCTGGCCGAACTCGCGGGCATTGAGGTGCCCGTCCTCGCGCTGCTGGGCGAGCTTGAAGCGGCGCCAGAAGTCCATCACGTAAGCGACGTCTTCGGCCGCATCCTCCGGACCGAGCATGCCGAAATTGATCAGCATTTCGCGCCCCAGCAGATAGAACGTCGGCATCGACCAGCCCGACAGATTGCCGAGTTTGCCGCCCATCAGCCGCGCGCGATCGCCGATCTCCTCTGCCTTGAGCCGCGTCTCGACCTTCCGCAGCAGCTCGGGATAGCGGTAGAAGCAGCAGAGATACGAGAGCAGCATGTAGGACGGCACGGGAAACAGCTTCGATTCCTGCACCGTCCGCGTCACGCAGAGCCAATAGGTGTCGTCACCGATCGTCTGGATCGCGTTGTTGGTTTCCAGCAGGCGAACATAGTCAAGCATCAACCCCGATCCTCTCTTCTGTCATTCTTGTGGACTAGGCGTATCTGGTCTGTCAATATCGTCCTACGATTTTGATCAAATTAGCGAGGCCATAATACCTCGTCAGACCAAGGGAAACGAGAGGAATGCTCGAAAATAGCCCGCTTTTCGACCTTCGGGCGGCCGCAAGCGATGACGGGTTTCAGTCATCGTCAGTGGCGCGAATCCGCTCGGAAAGCGACTCGCCCCGCACCGACTGGACCCGCGACGAGATCGCCGCGCTGTTCGACCTGCCTTTCACCGAGCTGGTCTTCCGCGCCGCCGAGGTTCACCGCGCGCACCACGATGCCGGCGCGGTCCAGCTTTCGACCCTGCTCTCGGTCAAGACCGGCGGCTGTCCCGAGGACTGCGGCTACTGCTCGCAGTCGGCATCGGCGACCAGCGGCGTCAAGGCGACCAAGCTGATGGACGTGCGGGCAGTGCTGCAGTCGGCCGCCCGCGCCAAGGACGCGGGCTCGACCCGCTTCTGCATGGGCGCCGCCTGGCGCAATCCCAAGGACCGCGACATGCCCGCCATCATCGAGATGGTCCACGGGGTGCGCGCCATGGGCATGGAAACCTGCATGACCCTGGGCATGCTGACCGAAAAGCAGGCCGACATGCTCGCCGCTGCGGGCCTCGACTACTACAACCACAACATCGACACCGCGCCCGAGAAATATGGCGACGTGATCTCGACGCGGACCTTCGAGGAGCGGCTGGAGACGCTGGGCAACGTGCGCAAGGCGGGGATGAACGTCTGCAGCGGCGGCATCGTCGGCATGGGCGAGACGCGGCCCGACCGCGTCGGCTTCATCCATGCGCTCGCCACCCTGCCCGAACATCCGCAGTCGGTGCCGGTCAACGCG
The window above is part of the Novosphingobium sp. G106 genome. Proteins encoded here:
- the bioB gene encoding biotin synthase BioB, with protein sequence MLENSPLFDLRAAASDDGFQSSSVARIRSESDSPRTDWTRDEIAALFDLPFTELVFRAAEVHRAHHDAGAVQLSTLLSVKTGGCPEDCGYCSQSASATSGVKATKLMDVRAVLQSAARAKDAGSTRFCMGAAWRNPKDRDMPAIIEMVHGVRAMGMETCMTLGMLTEKQADMLAAAGLDYYNHNIDTAPEKYGDVISTRTFEERLETLGNVRKAGMNVCSGGIVGMGETRPDRVGFIHALATLPEHPQSVPVNALVPVKGTVLGDMLADTPLAKIDEIEFVRTVAVARITMPESMVRLSAGRESMSESTQALCFMAGANSIFTGDTLLTAPNAGDDADAAMFARLGLRPMQIEHLR